One segment of Megachile rotundata isolate GNS110a chromosome 6, iyMegRotu1, whole genome shotgun sequence DNA contains the following:
- the LOC100880352 gene encoding uronyl 2-sulfotransferase isoform X1 yields the protein MRLNRGLLTSVAVLTVLFIVLNSKSAVVIHDSESDVDRLAGKQEIYRSQTYRHVTPSLAELGAHGNLPKTNKHILMLTRVPDAGAESLVLILQRLQGYNAFKHIRLPPGDHKLLSTLQQELLVEEVTNIIRQEAIPLSFDGDVRFLNFSKFGRPAPTFISLVRNPMGTRTLQRYREKHNVFEGRAIPTFCGQDPRCTEINNKWALQRAKANIVEWYPVIGILDCMEQSIDVLEYKFPYFFRGARQIYKKIRTNKNFSDYTITLKPRERDILFKLFEDEIKLYEWLKLRLFNETRVRDGRS from the exons ATGCGGTTGAATCGTGGACTGTTGACTAGTGTCGCTGTCTTGACGGTTCTCTTCATCGTTTTGAATTCGAAATCTGCGGTAGTCATCCACGATTCTGAAAGTGACGTAGACCGTTTGGCGGGAAAACAGGAAATCTATAGAAGCCAG ACGTATCGGCATGTAACACCCTCTCTTGCGGAATTGGGCGCTCATGGAAATTTGCCGAAAACGAATAAACATATCCTAATGTTGACTCGTGTACCGGACGCTGGAGCCGAATCGTTGGTCTTGATTTTGCAACGTCTGCAGGGTTACAATGCTTTTAAGCATATAAGATTACCGCCCGGTGATCACAAACTTTTGTCAACTCTACAGCAG GAACTGCTAGTGGAAGAGGTTACGAATATCATAAGACAGGAAGCGATTCCTTTAAGCTTCGATGGGGATGTaaggtttttgaatttttcaaaattcggtCGACCTGCGCCAACGTTTATCTCTTTGGTGAGAAATCCTATGGGTACTCGAACTTTGCAGAG ATATCGCGAGAAACATAACGTGTTCGAAGGTAGAGCGATACCCACGTTTTGTGGGCAGGATCCTCGATGCAC AGAGATAAATAATAAGTGGGCATTACAACGGGCGAAAGCAAATATCGTCGAGTGGTATCCCGTTATTGGAATATTAGATTGCATGGAGCAATCGATAGACGTATTGGaatataaatttccatattttttccGCGGAGCGAGACAGATTTATAAAAAGATTC GGACGAACAAGAATTTTTCTGATTACACGATAACGTTGAAACCACGCGAAAGAGATATTCTCTTTAAACTTTTCGAAGACGAGATAAAGTTGTACGAGTGGTTAAAACTTCGGCTTTTTAATGAAACACGAGTCAGAGATGGAAGAAGTTAA
- the LOC100880352 gene encoding uronyl 2-sulfotransferase isoform X2, with the protein MLCSCGWISRNGRNASFRELTYRHVTPSLAELGAHGNLPKTNKHILMLTRVPDAGAESLVLILQRLQGYNAFKHIRLPPGDHKLLSTLQQELLVEEVTNIIRQEAIPLSFDGDVRFLNFSKFGRPAPTFISLVRNPMGTRTLQRYREKHNVFEGRAIPTFCGQDPRCTEINNKWALQRAKANIVEWYPVIGILDCMEQSIDVLEYKFPYFFRGARQIYKKIRTNKNFSDYTITLKPRERDILFKLFEDEIKLYEWLKLRLFNETRVRDGRS; encoded by the exons ACGTATCGGCATGTAACACCCTCTCTTGCGGAATTGGGCGCTCATGGAAATTTGCCGAAAACGAATAAACATATCCTAATGTTGACTCGTGTACCGGACGCTGGAGCCGAATCGTTGGTCTTGATTTTGCAACGTCTGCAGGGTTACAATGCTTTTAAGCATATAAGATTACCGCCCGGTGATCACAAACTTTTGTCAACTCTACAGCAG GAACTGCTAGTGGAAGAGGTTACGAATATCATAAGACAGGAAGCGATTCCTTTAAGCTTCGATGGGGATGTaaggtttttgaatttttcaaaattcggtCGACCTGCGCCAACGTTTATCTCTTTGGTGAGAAATCCTATGGGTACTCGAACTTTGCAGAG ATATCGCGAGAAACATAACGTGTTCGAAGGTAGAGCGATACCCACGTTTTGTGGGCAGGATCCTCGATGCAC AGAGATAAATAATAAGTGGGCATTACAACGGGCGAAAGCAAATATCGTCGAGTGGTATCCCGTTATTGGAATATTAGATTGCATGGAGCAATCGATAGACGTATTGGaatataaatttccatattttttccGCGGAGCGAGACAGATTTATAAAAAGATTC GGACGAACAAGAATTTTTCTGATTACACGATAACGTTGAAACCACGCGAAAGAGATATTCTCTTTAAACTTTTCGAAGACGAGATAAAGTTGTACGAGTGGTTAAAACTTCGGCTTTTTAATGAAACACGAGTCAGAGATGGAAGAAGTTAA
- the Nop17l gene encoding PIH1 domain-containing protein Nop17-like: protein MDTYEARKKDWEDLEVTKEELKNLTECLKKEEFRKLLIEYAEEVTDPENRKIYEKEITQLEKERGVDVTFVNPEPGYVIKTSVNGEKKCFLNISKSDIVARPTSQPSFEQGHRGLQWSIPYTLIPPRDDLDKKNVRCMVFDVVFHPDTLYLSSKNAQFREIVNNTAMDGVENNFKVKLDRKNVKFPKSSYKGMCHPTVIRKPSKEPPKEHLDIEPEIYQKLMSSYDRSREQHIKQTEEQPRRPVPSTTYYKERLEEKQDMNSEYVTPKFSIKHQSDVELEDFSTNRNANMNATVPKRLIITIDLPLLKTATDASLDVQERFLNVKSEKPAKYLLELPLPYRVDADHGNAKFDPKYKKLVVTLPVIRSVVPVSDTREDSGVDSDHSSPVPMLSERISKDDSFDQSHASNSISKLVEDCETVLAITKLEDTSEKLEDSSDTALRTNIEDTDTFTDPSVKYSLPTFICNLYENQLTITINVKNVNPDSIRHKILQNNSGVHVLLTSIGAGFYPQHYSLCLKINENSVDPDSFTVDPWDNNVVFSVKLENVENLARYYVGETEEFMEEKYLPTALSFQTQLKELTAEEDFKIDRTIDVHTEDDGVVINITPNQLDSDDEVDHRNLRSIECRENHDTVSETRSVSESSGDELTSSIGASTFSKGILKSRRANAFSRSVSESSADENGMPASSIDCHYGSVQDMNSESECSSLKKTVRFNDVVSRQLFRSNSSILGRRKKNRRKLRNKKRAQNRRLSESENSETEERDKYKINQKSTEVTDIVKPILNKDKQSTKQKTANIEIMKGASDNRSSVERNSSVEEEIEHEIHSDKDIEYKDAVKMEFKNDLIFDLDM from the exons ATGGACACGTACGAAGCACGTAAAAAAGATTGGGAAGATTTAGAAGTGACCAaagaagagttgaagaatttgaCCGAGTGTTTGAAGAAGGAAGAGTTCCGGAAATTGTTGATCGAGTACGCAGAGGAGGTGACTGATCCGGAGAATAGGAAGATATACGAGAAAGAAATCACGCAATTGGAAAAAGAACGGGGCGTCGACGTTACGTTCGTTAACCCAGAGCCTGGTTACGTCATAAAAACAAGCGTAAACGGAGAGAAGAAATGTTTTCTGAACATCAGCAAAAGCGACATCGTGGCACGACCGACCAGTCAACCTTCTTTCGAACAAGGTCATCGCGGTTTGCAGTGGTCTATTCCGTATACGTTGATACCTCCGCGTGACGATCTTGATAAAAAGAACGTGCGTTGCATGGTATTTGACGTTGTCTTTCATCCGGACACTCTTTATCTATCGTCAAAGAATGCGCAGTTTCGGGAAATCGTTAATAACACAGCCATGGACGGTGTGGAAAATAACTTCAAG GTCAAATTAGACAGAAAGAATGTTAAGTTTCCAAAGTCGAGTTATAAAGGGATGTGCCATCCTACAGTGATAAGAAAACCATCCAAGGAACCTCCGAAGGAACATTTAGACATAGAACCAGAAATCTATCAAAAGTTGATGTCCAGTTACGATAGGAGCAGAGAGCAGCATATAAAGCAGACAGAGGAACAGCCGCGAAGACCTGTACCATCTACCACATACTATAAAGAGAGACTGGAGGAGAAGCAAGACATGAACAGTGAATACGTTACAcctaaattttctattaaacatCAGTCCGATGTAGAGCTGGAAGATTTCAGTACTAATAGAAATGCAAACATGAATGCTACAGTACCTAAGCGATTGATCATTACTATAGACCTACCCTTATTAAAAACTGCCACCGATGCTTCCTTAGATGTTCAAGAGCGTTTTCTTAATGTAAAGAGCGAAAAACCTGCAAAGTATTTGCTGGAATTGCCTTTGCCTTATCGTGTAGATGCAGATCATGGCAATGCTAAATTTGATCCGAAATACAAAAAACTAGTGGTGACTCTACCAGTTATTAGATCTGTGGTACCAGTGTCCGATACCAGAGAAGACAGCGGAGTTGACAGCGATCATAGTAGTCCTGTACCGATGCTCTCTGAACGCATCTCAAAAGATGATTCCTTTGATCAGAGTCACGCGAGTAACTCTATATCAAAATTAGTTGAAGATTGTGAAACAGTGCTCGCAATCACTAAACTAGAGGATACAAGTGAAAAGTTAGAAGATTCTAGTGACACTGCGTTACGGACTAACATAGAGGATACAGATACTTTTACAGATCCTAGCGTTAAGTATTCTTTACCGacgtttatttgtaatttatacgaAAATCAATTAACTATtactataaatgtaaaaaacgTGAATCCAGATTCTATTCGTCATAAGATCTTGCAAAATAATTCCGGTGTGCATGTTTTATTAACATCGATAGGCGCAGGATTTTATCCTCAACATTATTcgttatgtttaaaaataaacgaaaacTCTGTGGATCCCGATTCGTTCACGGTTGATCCATGGGATAATAACGTTGTGTTCTCCGTAAAATTAGAAAACGTTGAAAACTTAGCACGATACTACGTTGGTGAGACCGAGGAGTTCATGGAAGAGAAATATCTTCCTACAGCTTTGTCATTCCAGACCCAATTGAAAGAACTGACA GCGGAAGAAGATTTCAAAATAGATCGAACGATAGACGTGCACACAGAAGATGATGGTGTCGTCATAAATATTACTCCGAATCAGTTGGATTCCGACGACGAAGTTGATCACCGGAATTTGCGGTCGATCGAATGTCGCGAAAATCATGACACCGTGTCAGAAACTAGATCCGTTTCAGAAAGTAGCGGAGATGAACTAACAAGTAGCATCGGTGCAAGTACATTctcgaaaggtatattaaaatCAAGGCGCGCTAATGCTTTTTCTCGTTCAGTATCGGAATCGAGCGCCGATGAAAATGGAATGCCGGCATCGTCTATAGACTGCCATTACGGTTCGGTACAAGACATGAACTCTGAATCGGAATGTTCCAGTTTAAAAAAGACAGTACGATTCAATGACGTAGTGTCGCGACAATTATTCAG ATCAAACTCCAGCATTCTCGGTCGACGTAAGAAAAACCGACGTAAATTGCGAAACAAAAAACGTGCACAGAATCGTAGATTGAGCGAGAGCGAAAACTCCGAAACGGAGGAACGCGACAAATATAAGATAAATCAAAAGAGTACAGAAGTTACTGATATCGTGAAACCTATACTTAATAAGGATAAGCAATCGACGAAACAGAAAACTGCcaatattgaaataatgaaaGGGGCTAGTGATAATCGTTCGTCGGTGGAAAGGAACTCCAGCGTCGAGGAAGAAATCGAGCATGAAATTCATTCGGATAAGGATATCGAATATAAGGATGCGGTGAAGATGGAATTTAAGAACGATCTGATATTTGATCTTGACATGTAG